From the Streptomyces sp. Tu 2975 genome, one window contains:
- a CDS encoding SpoIIE family protein phosphatase, translated as MNGHRPDTSRRPLWGPRESLLGARSVAGQVLLLQIAVAVLLIIAAVAALVLQTRNNSEQAAENRSLAAAAAFAQAPGTAAALRSPDPTAVLQPLIDGASREAGVDFITVMSKTGIRYADTDSRLIGARNLGVERAAAGEAFTEIYKGAPSDAARAVVPVLDSQGNVIGLVGAGVQIETVGNAVDRQLPMFLISATGALALATGSALLVSRRLRRQTHGIGPAEMTRMYEHHDAVLHAVREGVLIVGGDGRLMLANDEARRLLELPPDADGRLVTGLGLDTGIAALLASDRTVTDEVHTAGDRLLAVSTRPTAPYGGHSGNVATLRDTTELRALSGTAETARQRLKILYDAGGRIGTTLDVVRTAEELSRVAVPRFADFVTVELLNPVLHGDEPSGAPTEMRRAALTGIRADHPFQQVGDVIRFLSPATPMAAALAGGHAVLVADLTVADGWRAQDPKGADNALAYGVHSLITAPLQARGVVLGMVNFWRSARAERFGEEDLSFAEELATRAAVAIDNARRFTREHTMAETLQRSLLPHGVPSQTAVDIAYRYLPAQARVGGDWFDVIPLPGARVALVVGDVVGHGLHAAATMGRLRTAVHNFSTLDLPPDELLARLDELVGRIDQDEPGGGTEGITGATCLYAIYDPVSGLCTLATAGHLPPALVRPDGSVEFLPLPVSPPLGLGGLPFESAEVRLPEGSRLVLYTDGLVEHRHRDLDAGFQALSTTLAGRADQTPEETCEAVFDAMVPETRRDDIALLVARTRLIDRNRVATWDVPRDPAAVAPVRSACSRKLAEWGLEEAGFTTELVLSELITNAIRYGSEPIRVRLLYERTLICEVSDGSSTSPHLKRAATTDEGGRGLFLVAQLSARWGTRYTATGKVIWTEQSLTDGQVPPGGMLLDDFEW; from the coding sequence ATGAACGGGCACAGGCCCGACACATCGAGGCGCCCGCTGTGGGGACCGCGGGAGTCCCTGCTGGGCGCGCGCAGCGTCGCCGGGCAGGTACTCCTCCTGCAGATCGCGGTCGCCGTACTGCTGATCATCGCCGCGGTGGCCGCGCTGGTGCTCCAGACACGGAACAACAGCGAGCAGGCCGCGGAGAACCGCTCGCTGGCGGCGGCCGCGGCATTCGCCCAGGCTCCCGGCACGGCGGCCGCGCTCAGGTCACCGGACCCGACTGCCGTGCTCCAGCCACTCATCGACGGTGCGAGCCGGGAGGCGGGCGTCGACTTCATCACCGTGATGTCGAAGACCGGGATCCGGTACGCCGACACCGACTCCCGTTTGATCGGCGCGCGGAACCTGGGCGTCGAGCGGGCCGCCGCCGGTGAGGCCTTCACCGAGATCTACAAGGGCGCCCCCAGCGACGCGGCACGGGCGGTCGTCCCCGTCCTCGACTCCCAGGGCAACGTCATCGGCCTGGTCGGGGCCGGCGTCCAGATCGAGACCGTCGGCAACGCGGTGGACCGGCAGCTCCCGATGTTCCTGATCTCCGCCACCGGGGCGCTGGCACTGGCCACGGGCAGCGCCCTCCTGGTGAGCCGCAGGCTGCGCCGCCAGACACACGGCATCGGTCCCGCCGAGATGACCCGGATGTACGAGCACCACGACGCGGTCCTGCACGCGGTGCGCGAAGGCGTCCTGATCGTCGGGGGCGACGGGCGGCTGATGCTGGCCAACGACGAGGCCCGCCGGCTCCTCGAACTGCCGCCGGACGCCGACGGACGCCTCGTCACCGGCCTGGGCCTCGACACCGGCATCGCCGCTCTGCTGGCCTCCGACCGTACGGTGACCGACGAGGTGCACACGGCCGGGGACCGTTTGCTCGCGGTGAGCACCCGCCCCACGGCTCCGTACGGCGGACACTCCGGCAATGTGGCGACCCTGCGGGACACCACGGAGCTGCGCGCCCTGTCCGGCACCGCCGAGACCGCCCGGCAGCGTCTGAAGATCCTCTACGACGCCGGTGGACGGATCGGCACCACGCTGGACGTGGTGCGGACCGCGGAGGAGCTGTCCCGCGTGGCGGTCCCACGGTTCGCGGACTTCGTCACGGTCGAGCTGCTGAACCCGGTGCTGCACGGTGACGAGCCGTCGGGCGCTCCCACGGAGATGCGCCGCGCCGCGCTGACCGGCATCCGCGCGGACCACCCGTTCCAGCAGGTGGGTGACGTGATCCGCTTCCTCTCCCCGGCCACGCCGATGGCCGCGGCACTGGCGGGCGGGCACGCGGTGCTCGTGGCCGATCTGACCGTCGCGGACGGCTGGCGCGCCCAGGACCCGAAAGGGGCGGACAACGCCCTGGCGTACGGCGTCCATTCGCTGATCACCGCACCCTTGCAGGCCCGTGGCGTGGTGCTGGGCATGGTCAACTTCTGGCGTTCGGCGCGCGCAGAGCGCTTCGGCGAGGAGGATCTGTCCTTCGCCGAGGAGCTGGCGACCCGGGCCGCCGTCGCCATCGACAACGCCCGCCGTTTCACGCGCGAGCACACGATGGCCGAGACCCTCCAACGCAGTCTGCTGCCCCATGGCGTGCCCAGCCAGACCGCCGTCGACATCGCCTACCGGTATCTGCCGGCACAGGCCAGGGTCGGCGGCGACTGGTTCGACGTCATCCCGCTGCCGGGGGCGCGGGTCGCCCTCGTCGTCGGGGACGTGGTGGGCCACGGACTGCACGCCGCCGCGACGATGGGCCGGCTGCGCACCGCCGTCCACAACTTCTCCACCCTCGATCTGCCGCCGGACGAACTCCTCGCCCGTCTCGACGAATTGGTCGGCCGTATCGACCAGGACGAGCCGGGCGGTGGGACCGAGGGGATCACCGGCGCCACCTGCCTGTACGCCATCTACGACCCGGTCTCCGGTCTGTGCACGCTGGCGACGGCCGGGCATCTGCCCCCGGCTCTCGTGCGTCCGGACGGCAGCGTGGAGTTCCTTCCGCTGCCCGTGTCGCCACCGCTGGGCCTGGGCGGCCTGCCGTTCGAGTCCGCGGAGGTGCGGCTGCCCGAGGGGAGCCGTCTCGTCCTGTACACCGACGGCCTCGTGGAGCATCGCCACCGCGATCTGGACGCCGGCTTCCAGGCGCTGAGCACGACGCTGGCGGGCCGCGCCGACCAGACCCCCGAGGAGACCTGCGAGGCCGTGTTCGACGCCATGGTGCCGGAGACCCGGCGGGACGACATCGCCCTGCTGGTGGCCCGCACCCGGCTGATCGACAGGAACCGGGTCGCCACCTGGGACGTCCCGCGCGACCCCGCGGCAGTGGCGCCCGTCCGCAGCGCGTGCAGCCGGAAGCTGGCCGAGTGGGGGCTCGAGGAGGCCGGATTCACCACCGAGCTGGTCCTCAGCGAACTGATCACCAACGCCATCCGGTACGGGAGCGAGCCGATCCGCG
- a CDS encoding FAD-dependent monooxygenase, translated as MVDDAQGNGSWGRRDAGGRHVVVVGGSLAGLLAAHVLADHADTVTLVERDRLPEDAAPRPGVPHGRHPHVLLEGGQLALEELLPGFMAELRASGAPRIGMPSDMVQWQGGHWFSRTEATTHLYTGSRGQVEHLVRRRVLARPTIRVVAPAEAVGLLGDPTRVRGVMVRDRGAGAGQEPRPLEAHLVVDASGRASRAPRWLSAIGAEPAPEETIDTGLAYASRVYHNKSDNLGSRSLGYYVLPGPSQVHGGGVLPLEDGRYLVTLSGLRGDEPPTDEEGFTAYAARLPHPFIHDWLREARPEAPAFGFRGTSNLRRRYDRPGRRPAGFLATGDALCTFNPIYGQGMAVAAMSAVALRDVLADPRRTPSTRRVQRAVLEASRQAWDISAGADKKMPGAVGSAVATRPADRAAGWYLSRVQRRYPGDPVVGQAFRSVLTLTTPLSTLFAPKVLRAVLLGPPPRTPTEPPMTGEAAVR; from the coding sequence ATGGTGGACGACGCGCAAGGGAACGGCAGTTGGGGGCGGCGGGACGCGGGCGGGCGGCATGTTGTCGTCGTCGGCGGGAGTCTCGCAGGGCTGCTGGCCGCGCATGTGCTCGCGGATCACGCCGACACGGTGACGCTCGTCGAGCGGGACCGCTTGCCCGAGGACGCCGCACCGCGCCCCGGTGTTCCGCACGGACGGCACCCCCATGTGCTCCTGGAGGGCGGTCAGCTCGCGCTGGAGGAGCTGTTGCCCGGTTTCATGGCCGAGTTGAGGGCATCGGGTGCGCCCCGGATCGGTATGCCGTCGGACATGGTCCAGTGGCAGGGCGGCCATTGGTTCAGCCGTACGGAGGCCACGACGCACCTTTACACCGGGTCACGCGGGCAGGTGGAGCATCTGGTGCGCCGGCGTGTCCTGGCCCGGCCCACGATCAGGGTGGTCGCCCCGGCCGAGGCCGTCGGTCTGCTCGGAGACCCCACACGCGTACGGGGGGTCATGGTGCGTGACCGCGGCGCCGGGGCCGGCCAGGAGCCGCGGCCGCTCGAGGCGCACCTGGTGGTGGACGCTTCGGGACGGGCGTCGCGCGCGCCCCGGTGGCTGTCGGCGATCGGGGCGGAGCCGGCGCCGGAGGAGACCATCGACACGGGCCTCGCATACGCCTCCCGGGTCTATCACAACAAGAGCGACAACCTCGGCTCCCGGTCGCTCGGTTACTACGTCCTCCCCGGTCCGTCGCAGGTGCACGGGGGCGGGGTGCTGCCGCTGGAGGACGGCCGTTATCTGGTGACCCTGTCGGGGCTGCGGGGCGACGAACCCCCCACGGACGAGGAGGGGTTCACCGCGTACGCGGCCCGTCTCCCGCATCCCTTCATCCACGACTGGCTGCGCGAGGCGCGACCCGAGGCGCCGGCGTTCGGCTTCCGGGGCACGTCGAACCTGCGCCGCCGCTACGACCGGCCGGGCCGCCGCCCGGCCGGATTTCTCGCCACGGGCGACGCGCTGTGCACGTTCAACCCCATCTACGGGCAGGGCATGGCGGTGGCCGCGATGAGCGCGGTGGCGCTGCGTGACGTGCTGGCCGACCCTCGCCGTACACCGTCGACACGCCGGGTCCAGCGTGCGGTGCTGGAGGCGTCACGGCAGGCGTGGGACATCTCGGCGGGGGCGGACAAGAAGATGCCGGGGGCGGTGGGCAGCGCCGTCGCCACCAGGCCGGCCGACCGGGCGGCCGGCTGGTACCTGTCCCGCGTCCAGCGCCGCTACCCGGGGGACCCGGTCGTCGGACAGGCGTTCCGCTCCGTGCTGACGCTGACCACGCCGCTCAGCACCCTGTTCGCGCCGAAGGTGCTCCGGGCGGTACTCCTCGGCCCGCCGCCCCGGACACCCACCGAGCCCCCGATGACAGGGGAGGCCGCGGTGCGCTGA
- a CDS encoding dienelactone hydrolase family protein, which produces MATATETVAIDAGDVTLAGDLVLPEAAPGIVCFAHGSGSSRHSPRNRQVAKTLQRAGLGTLLMDLLSEEEERVDRVTAELRFDIPLLGRRVSVAVDRLAERPDTGSLPVGLFGASTGAAAALVAAAARADRVSAVVSRGGRPDLAGSALARVRAPVLLIVGGEDREVLELNEQAAERLTAEYRVHVIPGATHLFEEAGTLEAAADAARDWFLRMGSTGGR; this is translated from the coding sequence ATGGCAACGGCAACGGAGACGGTCGCCATCGACGCCGGCGACGTCACCCTGGCGGGTGATCTGGTGCTGCCGGAGGCGGCTCCGGGCATCGTGTGCTTCGCCCACGGGAGCGGCAGCTCGCGGCACAGCCCGCGCAACCGGCAGGTGGCCAAGACGCTGCAGCGGGCCGGCCTCGGCACGCTGCTCATGGACCTCCTCAGCGAAGAGGAGGAACGCGTGGACCGGGTGACCGCCGAGCTGCGCTTCGACATCCCGCTGCTCGGCCGGCGGGTCTCGGTGGCCGTCGACCGGCTCGCCGAGCGGCCGGACACCGGGTCACTGCCGGTGGGTCTCTTCGGTGCGAGCACGGGCGCCGCCGCCGCACTCGTCGCGGCAGCGGCCAGAGCGGACCGGGTGAGTGCCGTGGTGTCCCGCGGCGGCCGTCCGGACCTGGCGGGCTCGGCGCTCGCCCGGGTGCGGGCCCCGGTGCTGCTGATCGTGGGCGGGGAGGACCGCGAGGTGCTCGAGCTGAACGAGCAGGCCGCCGAGCGGCTGACCGCCGAATACAGGGTGCATGTGATCCCCGGGGCGACCCATCTCTTCGAGGAAGCGGGGACCTTGGAGGCGGCGGCGGACGCGGCCCGGGACTGGTTCCTGCGCATGGGCAGCACCGGGGGGCGGTGA
- a CDS encoding FUSC family protein, with translation MLKRMFVAADPGRLRLRSAVRAVLGVGLAVAVCALAGLALPAVVTGGLSALLALFTVTDRSVRGQAVTTALLPAVGLPVLALAAGLHDHAVPRDLAFLAVAGAGVYARRWGPRGHALGTFAFMTFFVAQFLHTAPRQLPEVYAAVLLAVLASSAVRFGLWCYERRLPAPVVPALPGGSGLARITTRQAVQAVAGGAFALVVGQIVSGDRWYWAVGASWWVFVNTSSRGETLVRGFRRVLGTFLGIGAGVLVAVPLHGATVPTAVLTAACVFGIFYTAAVSYSWMMFAVTVLVSLLYGLLGFLEPALLLLRLAETAVGAAGAMLAVLLVLPVTTHATTHAWIEQAVRGVHRCTAEAAARLAGSVDADPAPHVTELEGLLARVRLSLVPLMHPLSPLRARKARARRVLALLDDCAREVRGLAAVAADPQASHDARLAAACRRVEAAVHALVAPPAAPTAVAVALLPGHHPGAEGALAHLHGLERALAELAAPVRTSPRAPLVAA, from the coding sequence GTGCTGAAGAGGATGTTCGTCGCCGCGGATCCCGGACGGCTGCGCCTGCGCAGCGCCGTCAGGGCCGTGCTCGGCGTCGGCCTGGCGGTCGCGGTCTGCGCCCTCGCCGGTCTCGCTCTGCCCGCGGTCGTCACCGGCGGGCTCTCCGCGCTCCTCGCCCTGTTCACCGTCACGGACCGCTCGGTCCGCGGCCAGGCCGTCACCACCGCGCTGCTGCCCGCCGTCGGCCTACCCGTACTGGCCCTCGCCGCCGGCCTGCACGATCACGCCGTGCCCCGCGACCTGGCGTTCCTCGCCGTGGCCGGCGCCGGTGTGTACGCGCGGCGCTGGGGTCCGCGCGGCCACGCGCTCGGCACCTTCGCCTTCATGACCTTCTTCGTGGCGCAGTTCCTGCACACCGCGCCCCGGCAACTGCCCGAGGTGTACGCCGCCGTGCTCCTCGCCGTGCTGGCCTCTTCGGCCGTCCGCTTCGGGCTCTGGTGCTACGAGCGGCGGCTGCCGGCGCCGGTCGTCCCGGCGCTGCCCGGCGGCTCGGGGCTTGCCCGGATCACCACACGGCAGGCCGTCCAGGCGGTGGCGGGCGGGGCCTTTGCGCTCGTCGTCGGCCAGATCGTCTCCGGAGACCGCTGGTACTGGGCCGTCGGTGCCTCCTGGTGGGTCTTCGTCAACACCTCCTCACGCGGGGAGACCCTGGTCCGCGGCTTCCGCCGGGTCCTCGGTACGTTCCTCGGTATCGGCGCCGGTGTCCTCGTCGCCGTCCCGCTGCACGGCGCGACCGTCCCCACGGCGGTGCTCACCGCGGCGTGCGTCTTCGGCATCTTCTACACCGCCGCCGTCTCGTACAGCTGGATGATGTTCGCCGTGACGGTCCTGGTCAGCCTGCTGTACGGGCTTCTCGGCTTCCTCGAGCCGGCACTGCTGCTGCTGCGCCTCGCGGAGACGGCCGTAGGTGCTGCGGGCGCGATGCTCGCCGTGCTGCTGGTCCTTCCCGTCACCACGCACGCCACCACCCACGCCTGGATCGAGCAGGCCGTGCGCGGTGTGCACCGCTGCACCGCGGAGGCCGCGGCACGTCTGGCCGGCTCGGTGGACGCCGACCCGGCCCCGCACGTCACCGAGCTCGAGGGGCTGCTCGCCAGGGTCCGGCTGTCGCTCGTGCCGCTGATGCATCCTCTTTCGCCGCTTCGCGCCCGCAAGGCGCGTGCCCGCCGGGTGCTGGCACTCCTCGACGACTGCGCCCGCGAGGTGCGGGGGCTGGCCGCGGTCGCGGCGGACCCCCAGGCGTCGCACGACGCCCGCCTCGCGGCGGCCTGCCGACGCGTGGAAGCGGCGGTCCACGCCCTGGTGGCGCCGCCCGCCGCCCCCACGGCCGTGGCGGTCGCCCTGTTGCCCGGGCATCACCCGGGAGCCGAGGGCGCGCTCGCGCATCTGCACGGCCTGGAGCGGGCGCTTGCGGAGCTGGCCGCTCCCGTGCGTACGTCACCGCGCGCGCCGCTGGTAGCGGCCTGA
- a CDS encoding lactonase family protein — translation MADDSGGRAFIGSYTSAGGRGVVAAAVDPATGALTETGASDAVADPSYLTAVTTPAGTVVYAVSETADGAVAAFAATGGAPRPIGRQVPVGGSAPTHIAVSQGHVMTANYGSGSVSVLPVGTDGAPGPVGGIMRHEGHGPVTERQRAPHAHQVLPDPTGRWVLSVDLGTDSVRICALDTAADALTPHRETPLRPGTGPRHLAFHPDGRHAYVLGELEPVITLCRWDPAAGLLEPVGETAVVPDGTTGLAYPSVPVVSHDGRHLWVAVRGLDTIAVLALDPTGERATLVTDVPCGGHWPRDLALDPTGRRLYAANERSGDVTWFTVDPATGIPHRIGSLAVPAASCVVFA, via the coding sequence GTGGCGGACGACAGCGGGGGACGGGCGTTCATCGGCTCGTACACCTCGGCGGGTGGGCGCGGCGTCGTGGCCGCAGCCGTGGACCCGGCGACCGGAGCGCTCACCGAGACAGGGGCGAGCGACGCCGTCGCCGACCCCTCCTACCTGACCGCCGTGACCACACCGGCCGGCACCGTCGTCTACGCGGTCTCCGAGACGGCGGACGGGGCGGTGGCGGCCTTCGCCGCCACCGGCGGGGCACCGCGGCCCATCGGCCGACAGGTGCCGGTGGGCGGCTCTGCCCCGACGCACATCGCGGTCTCGCAGGGGCACGTGATGACCGCCAACTACGGCTCCGGCAGCGTGAGCGTCCTGCCCGTCGGCACCGACGGCGCGCCCGGACCCGTCGGCGGCATCATGAGGCACGAGGGGCACGGCCCCGTGACCGAGCGCCAGCGCGCGCCGCACGCCCACCAGGTGCTCCCGGACCCGACCGGGCGCTGGGTGCTCAGCGTCGACCTCGGGACCGATTCCGTGCGTATCTGCGCGCTCGACACCGCCGCGGACGCTCTGACACCCCACCGCGAGACGCCGCTGCGTCCGGGCACCGGGCCGCGCCACCTCGCCTTCCACCCGGACGGGCGGCACGCCTATGTACTCGGTGAGCTCGAGCCCGTCATCACCCTGTGCCGCTGGGACCCGGCCGCCGGACTGCTGGAACCGGTCGGCGAGACGGCGGTGGTGCCGGACGGTACGACCGGCCTCGCCTACCCCTCCGTCCCGGTCGTCTCGCACGACGGCCGGCACCTGTGGGTCGCGGTCCGGGGCCTCGACACCATCGCCGTGCTCGCTCTCGACCCGACGGGGGAGCGGGCGACGCTCGTCACCGACGTGCCCTGCGGCGGGCACTGGCCACGGGACCTCGCACTGGACCCGACGGGCCGCCGGCTCTACGCGGCGAACGAGCGATCGGGCGACGTGACCTGGTTCACCGTCGACCCGGCCACCGGCATCCCGCACCGCATCGGGTCGCTCGCCGTTCCGGCGGCGTCCTGCGTGGTCTTCGCCTGA
- a CDS encoding BadF/BadG/BcrA/BcrD ATPase family protein, which produces MSWVLGVDSGGSGLRAALAEAARPEQARTASSGEPVRTGDAGIDAGHMREQLVPMARGLLDRAGAGRLSAVVIGAAGMATLGGRLRAELPAVLDSELGVRRLGLAADAVTAYAGALGGRPGAVVAAGTGMIALGTDLTSWRRADGWGHLLGDCGSGAWIGRAGLEAALRAHDGRRGGSAALLERMESTLGPAAELPGVLYPRTDRPAVLASFAPEVGRCAGHDPVAAGILERAAGHIAEAAAAVCPPADEVPEGCEVALTGGLLKLGEPLLGPLRTELAGQLPHARQVAADGDPLFGALRLAASLAAGELRLPAHPTMLYVPGGTGLRDDHADRTG; this is translated from the coding sequence GTGAGCTGGGTGCTGGGTGTGGACTCGGGCGGCTCGGGACTGCGCGCGGCGCTCGCGGAGGCCGCACGGCCGGAGCAGGCGCGGACCGCCTCCTCCGGCGAGCCGGTGCGCACGGGCGACGCGGGGATCGACGCCGGGCACATGCGGGAGCAGTTGGTCCCCATGGCGCGGGGGCTCCTGGACCGGGCAGGGGCCGGCCGGCTGTCGGCCGTGGTGATCGGCGCGGCGGGGATGGCCACACTCGGCGGCCGGCTGCGGGCCGAACTGCCTGCCGTGCTGGACAGTGAGCTCGGCGTACGGCGCCTGGGTCTGGCCGCCGACGCTGTCACCGCGTACGCAGGCGCGCTCGGCGGCAGGCCCGGGGCCGTGGTCGCCGCCGGCACCGGGATGATCGCCCTGGGCACCGATCTGACCTCCTGGCGCCGTGCCGACGGCTGGGGCCATCTGCTGGGCGACTGCGGCAGCGGCGCCTGGATCGGAAGGGCGGGGCTCGAGGCGGCGCTGCGCGCCCACGACGGCCGGCGGGGCGGCTCGGCCGCCCTCCTGGAGCGGATGGAGTCGACGCTCGGCCCGGCCGCGGAGCTGCCGGGGGTGCTCTACCCCCGCACGGACCGGCCCGCGGTGCTCGCCTCCTTCGCACCGGAGGTCGGCCGGTGCGCCGGACACGATCCGGTGGCCGCAGGCATCCTCGAGCGGGCCGCGGGGCACATCGCCGAGGCCGCCGCCGCTGTCTGTCCTCCGGCGGACGAGGTGCCGGAGGGCTGCGAGGTCGCCCTGACCGGTGGGCTGCTGAAGCTCGGGGAGCCGCTGCTCGGCCCGCTGCGCACCGAGCTGGCCGGGCAGTTGCCGCACGCCCGCCAGGTGGCCGCGGACGGCGATCCGCTCTTCGGGGCGCTGCGCCTCGCAGCTTCCCTCGCCGCCGGTGAACTGCGGCTGCCCGCGCATCCGACCATGCTCTACGTCCCAGGTGGGACGGGGTTGCGGGACGATCACGCGGACCGCACCGGATAA
- a CDS encoding sialidase family protein: MTDVLLTVGTRKGLFIGRRSGGTWEFSGPHFNAQAVYSIGIDTRRAVPRLLVGGDSAHWGPSVFHSDDLGTTWIEPEKPAVKFPKDTGASLERVWQLHPASDADPDVVYAGTEPAALFRSENGGDSFELVRPLWEHPTRSQWVPGGGGEAVHTVITDPRDPLAVTVAVSTAGVFRSRDGGESWTPSNQGVSAVFLPDPNPEFGQCVHKIAQDAVDPDRLYLQNHWGVFRSDDAGAKWTDIGAGLPSDFGFAMAAHPHRANTAYVFPITADADRVPAERRCRVYRTRDAGETWEALSAGLPEGDHFGTVLRDALCTDDADPAGIYFGNRNGEVYASADDGDSWQLLASHLPDVLCLRAAVMK; the protein is encoded by the coding sequence ATGACCGATGTTCTTCTCACCGTGGGCACACGCAAAGGGCTCTTCATCGGCCGCAGGAGCGGCGGCACCTGGGAGTTCAGTGGCCCGCACTTCAACGCGCAGGCCGTGTACTCGATCGGCATCGACACCCGCCGGGCCGTCCCCAGGCTGCTGGTCGGCGGCGACAGCGCCCACTGGGGCCCCTCGGTGTTCCACTCGGACGACCTGGGGACGACCTGGATCGAGCCGGAGAAGCCGGCGGTCAAGTTCCCGAAGGACACGGGTGCGTCGCTGGAGCGTGTCTGGCAGCTGCACCCCGCCTCCGACGCCGACCCGGACGTGGTCTACGCGGGCACCGAGCCCGCGGCGCTCTTCCGCTCGGAGAACGGCGGCGACAGCTTCGAGCTGGTCCGGCCGCTGTGGGAGCACCCGACGCGTTCGCAGTGGGTGCCCGGTGGCGGCGGCGAGGCCGTCCACACCGTGATCACCGACCCGAGGGACCCGCTGGCCGTGACGGTCGCCGTCTCGACGGCCGGGGTGTTCCGCTCCCGTGACGGCGGGGAGAGCTGGACCCCGTCGAACCAGGGCGTGTCGGCCGTCTTCCTGCCCGACCCGAACCCCGAGTTCGGCCAGTGCGTCCACAAGATCGCACAGGACGCCGTCGACCCCGACCGTCTGTATCTGCAGAACCACTGGGGCGTGTTCCGCAGTGACGACGCCGGGGCGAAGTGGACCGACATCGGCGCGGGGCTGCCGTCCGACTTCGGCTTCGCCATGGCGGCCCATCCGCACCGCGCGAACACCGCGTACGTGTTCCCGATCACCGCCGACGCGGACCGCGTCCCCGCCGAGCGCCGCTGCCGCGTCTACCGCACCCGTGACGCGGGCGAGACCTGGGAGGCGCTGTCGGCCGGACTGCCCGAGGGCGACCACTTCGGCACGGTGCTCAGGGACGCCCTCTGCACGGACGACGCCGACCCGGCGGGCATCTACTTCGGCAACCGCAACGGTGAGGTGTACGCGAGTGCGGACGACGGCGACAGCTGGCAGTTGCTCGCCTCGCACCTCCCGGACGTGCTGTGCCTGCGGGCGGCCGTCATGAAGTGA
- a CDS encoding NADH:flavin oxidoreductase/NADH oxidase gives MSALFEPCTLRSLTIPNRAWMAPMCQYSAETFGPDAGVAGDWHFAHYAARAAGGTGLILVEATAVSPEGRISPADLGIWNDTQVAAFRRITAFLESQGTVPGIQIAHAGRKASTDRPWNGGAPVGPEQHGWQPLAPSAIPFAEGHPVPDELTGAQIAEITGQFADAARRALAAGFKVAEIHGAHGYLIGEFLSPHSNHRTDEYGGSFDNRVRFALEVVDAVRAVWPEELPLFFRISATDWLEEGGWTPDDTVRFAALLKDHGVDLLDVSSGGNAARVRIPTGPGYQVPFAARVKAETDLPVAAVGLITDAEQAEKILANGEADAVLLGRELLRNPSWARHAARELGGEVHVPQQYHRSV, from the coding sequence GTGAGCGCGTTGTTCGAGCCCTGCACCCTGCGGTCACTGACCATCCCCAACCGCGCCTGGATGGCGCCGATGTGCCAGTACAGCGCCGAGACCTTCGGCCCGGACGCGGGGGTCGCCGGCGACTGGCACTTCGCCCACTACGCCGCCCGTGCCGCCGGCGGCACGGGACTCATCCTCGTCGAGGCGACCGCGGTGAGCCCCGAGGGCCGCATCAGCCCCGCGGACCTCGGCATCTGGAACGACACCCAGGTCGCGGCCTTCCGCCGGATCACCGCGTTCCTCGAGAGCCAGGGCACGGTGCCCGGCATCCAGATCGCCCACGCCGGACGTAAGGCGTCGACCGACCGCCCGTGGAACGGCGGCGCGCCGGTCGGCCCCGAGCAGCACGGCTGGCAGCCCCTGGCGCCGAGCGCGATCCCGTTCGCCGAGGGACATCCCGTACCCGACGAGCTGACCGGCGCGCAGATCGCCGAGATCACCGGGCAGTTCGCCGACGCGGCCCGCCGCGCCCTGGCCGCGGGCTTCAAGGTGGCCGAGATCCACGGCGCGCACGGCTATCTGATCGGTGAATTCCTCTCGCCGCACAGCAACCACCGCACCGACGAGTACGGGGGCTCCTTCGACAACCGGGTGCGCTTCGCGCTGGAGGTCGTGGACGCGGTACGCGCCGTCTGGCCCGAGGAACTGCCGCTGTTCTTCCGGATCTCCGCCACGGACTGGCTCGAGGAAGGAGGCTGGACGCCGGACGACACTGTCCGCTTCGCCGCCCTCCTCAAGGACCACGGCGTGGACCTCCTGGACGTCTCCAGCGGCGGCAACGCCGCCCGCGTGCGGATCCCCACCGGCCCCGGCTACCAGGTCCCGTTCGCGGCCAGGGTCAAGGCGGAGACGGACCTGCCGGTGGCGGCGGTCGGCCTGATCACCGACGCGGAGCAGGCGGAGAAGATCCTCGCGAACGGCGAGGCCGACGCGGTGCTGCTCGGCCGCGAGCTGCTCCGCAACCCCTCCTGGGCCCGCCACGCGGCGCGCGAACTGGGCGGCGAGGTGCACGTGCCGCAGCAGTACCACCGATCGGTCTGA
- a CDS encoding helix-turn-helix domain-containing protein, translating to MTTVTSPRVLAHPGRDEIRLENVLHALADPMRLRVVRELAAGEADLTCSDIELPVTKSTTTHHFRVLRENGVIRQTYQGTAKMNGLRRDDLEALFPGLLDRVLDAAEAQEHRLADA from the coding sequence GTGACCACCGTGACCAGCCCCCGAGTGCTCGCCCACCCCGGCCGCGACGAGATCCGGCTGGAGAACGTGCTCCATGCCCTCGCCGACCCCATGCGGCTGCGTGTCGTGCGTGAACTCGCGGCCGGCGAGGCCGATCTGACCTGCTCCGACATCGAGCTGCCGGTCACCAAGTCGACGACCACCCACCACTTCCGCGTGCTGCGCGAGAACGGTGTGATCCGCCAGACCTACCAGGGCACGGCGAAGATGAACGGTCTGCGGCGGGACGACCTCGAAGCCCTGTTCCCCGGCCTGCTCGACCGGGTGCTCGACGCGGCGGAGGCCCAGGAACACCGCCTCGCCGACGCCTGA